From a single Gimesia fumaroli genomic region:
- the rpsO gene encoding 30S ribosomal protein S15, which produces MSVTQERRAELIQEYQSKTGDTGSAEVQIAVLTERIVNLTEHLRSNSKDHASRRGLLQMVSRRRGLLDYLHKKNAESYREILDRLNIRK; this is translated from the coding sequence ATGTCAGTCACACAGGAACGAAGAGCAGAATTGATTCAAGAATATCAGTCCAAAACAGGGGATACCGGATCTGCTGAAGTGCAGATTGCTGTACTTACAGAACGGATTGTCAATTTAACAGAGCATTTACGATCAAATTCAAAAGATCATGCCAGTCGGAGAGGCTTACTGCAGATGGTAAGTCGTCGACGTGGTCTGCTTGATTATTTGCACAAAAAGAATGCAGAAAGCTACAGGGAAATTCTGGATCGGTTAAACATCCGAAAATAG
- a CDS encoding NfeD family protein — protein MKNVNQMLLAFILGLLVLNGSSSLQADPAAKPVVKPPQNAKQAPDANLDEPPSQPVLFMTIDSPVGEVTYGRVTNAALALQNEAAQSNETGYLVLKISPGSSPFHQVQGLAKFLASSKLSNLKTIAWIPETVIGNNVVLALACDEIVMHPDAELGDIGYGKAIDRDEREFVLSIVEKRHNNKLSRALTLGMMDPQQAVLKIKIQQGEGENKQIESRIVTPEELKRLQDNMAVILDVETIKEVGSLGVFSGSKARALDVLVQQLAQNRGDLAELYGIPREKLRDDPTMGDAPKTMLIRVDGMIEPILEAFIERQINRAVNSGANMLVFEITSGGGYLISGTNLANMIADLDARKVRTVAYVPEYAMSSAAIIALGCDEIFLKPDAQIGDAGPIEMKEDGQFEHVPEKILSPLRVTLKELAEKKGRPAAVCEAMSDKDLEIFEVTNSKTGQIWYMTAEEIHESNGEWIKGPVVRESRKANLLTVNGNRAHTLKIAEPPVRDMEELKQRLGIPVDTKLIAVGRTWVDTLVYVLNSSFVTGLVLALGILFVYLELSTLTGMFGIMSGVCFGLFFWSHILGGTAGYLEIVLFAMGLICILLELLVIPGFGVFGVSGGLLVFASFIMASQTFGDFNTLRPGSDLTTMTNTVGTVSASLITVIILAIGLNRFLPESRLMSSIILAPPGENPRSGAHEIQLDPGLLEESGTLKLPGLDLRVGMQGVTISVLRPAGRVEIEGVWVDVISEGPFIQPGAEVEIAQINGNEVIVREVV, from the coding sequence ATGAAAAATGTCAACCAGATGTTACTGGCCTTTATTCTGGGACTTTTAGTGCTCAACGGAAGTTCGTCGCTTCAGGCTGATCCAGCGGCCAAACCTGTTGTGAAACCGCCTCAGAATGCGAAACAGGCGCCCGATGCGAATCTGGATGAGCCACCATCTCAGCCTGTTTTGTTCATGACAATTGACAGCCCTGTCGGTGAAGTGACTTACGGGCGGGTGACCAATGCTGCGCTGGCGTTACAGAACGAAGCGGCACAGAGTAATGAAACCGGGTATCTCGTATTGAAGATTTCGCCCGGATCCAGTCCTTTTCATCAGGTACAGGGGTTAGCCAAGTTTTTAGCATCTTCGAAGTTGTCAAATTTAAAAACGATTGCCTGGATCCCTGAAACCGTGATTGGTAATAACGTTGTTCTGGCGCTAGCCTGTGATGAGATTGTGATGCACCCGGATGCCGAATTGGGGGATATTGGATATGGGAAAGCCATTGATCGAGATGAACGAGAATTTGTGCTTTCGATTGTAGAGAAGCGTCATAATAACAAGCTTAGCCGTGCGCTGACCTTGGGAATGATGGACCCGCAGCAGGCGGTTTTGAAAATCAAGATTCAACAGGGAGAAGGGGAGAACAAGCAGATTGAATCACGCATTGTGACTCCCGAGGAGTTAAAGCGACTGCAGGATAATATGGCTGTGATTCTTGATGTTGAAACGATCAAAGAAGTCGGTTCACTGGGGGTATTCTCCGGCAGTAAAGCGCGGGCTCTGGATGTGCTCGTGCAACAACTGGCTCAGAATCGGGGAGATCTGGCGGAACTGTATGGAATACCGCGTGAAAAGTTACGCGATGATCCTACGATGGGGGATGCTCCCAAGACGATGCTGATTCGAGTCGATGGAATGATTGAGCCTATCCTGGAAGCATTTATTGAACGACAGATTAATCGTGCCGTCAATTCCGGTGCGAACATGCTGGTGTTTGAGATTACTTCCGGCGGCGGATACTTAATTTCGGGAACCAATCTGGCGAATATGATCGCCGACCTTGATGCGCGAAAGGTGAGGACTGTTGCTTATGTACCCGAATATGCGATGAGCAGTGCGGCGATTATTGCGCTGGGCTGTGATGAAATCTTTCTGAAACCCGATGCACAGATTGGTGATGCCGGCCCAATTGAAATGAAAGAGGATGGCCAGTTTGAGCATGTTCCTGAAAAAATACTGAGTCCTTTACGCGTGACACTCAAGGAGTTAGCAGAGAAAAAAGGGAGGCCCGCTGCTGTCTGCGAAGCCATGTCCGATAAAGATCTGGAGATTTTTGAAGTGACCAATAGTAAAACCGGCCAGATTTGGTATATGACCGCAGAAGAAATTCATGAGTCCAATGGGGAGTGGATCAAAGGGCCCGTTGTTCGCGAATCACGCAAAGCAAATCTGTTAACTGTGAACGGCAATCGAGCCCATACCTTAAAAATTGCAGAACCTCCCGTACGGGACATGGAAGAATTGAAGCAGCGACTGGGGATTCCGGTTGATACAAAGCTGATTGCTGTCGGACGGACCTGGGTAGATACGCTGGTTTATGTTCTTAACTCTTCCTTTGTCACTGGATTAGTGTTGGCACTTGGAATTCTGTTTGTCTATCTGGAACTGTCTACGTTAACAGGCATGTTTGGAATTATGTCGGGCGTCTGTTTCGGCCTGTTTTTCTGGAGTCATATTCTGGGAGGGACGGCCGGTTATCTGGAGATTGTTCTATTTGCGATGGGACTGATCTGTATTTTACTCGAACTTCTGGTGATTCCCGGCTTTGGTGTGTTTGGGGTTTCAGGGGGGCTGTTGGTCTTTGCTTCCTTCATCATGGCCAGCCAGACGTTTGGTGACTTTAATACCCTGCGTCCTGGTTCTGATCTTACCACAATGACGAATACGGTTGGCACGGTGAGTGCGTCCTTAATTACAGTCATTATTCTGGCGATTGGCTTGAATCGGTTTCTACCCGAGTCCCGTCTGATGAGTTCTATAATTCTGGCACCTCCGGGTGAAAATCCTCGGTCCGGGGCACATGAAATTCAGTTGGATCCGGGGTTGCTTGAAGAATCGGGGACATTGAAACTGCCAGGGCTCGATTTACGGGTTGGGATGCAGGGGGTTACCATCTCTGTGCTCAGGCCCGCAGGACGGGTCGAGATTGAGGGGGTCTGGGTGGACGTTATCAGCGAAGGTCCCTTCATACAGCCAGGTGCAGAAGTGGAAATTGCACAAATAAATGGTAATGAAGTGATCGTACGTGAGGTGGTCTGA